One window of the Dermacentor andersoni chromosome 10, qqDerAnde1_hic_scaffold, whole genome shotgun sequence genome contains the following:
- the LOC126543876 gene encoding chromobox protein homolog 3-like, producing the protein MEQTGKRSDKKRTHKDGTPAEPEEFIVEKILDRRVRQGKVEYLLKWKGYGDSENTWEPEENLDCPGLIAQFEEKRKQKAESLQPSAAKMKDDADAPSRKKKKQDGGDAKPRGFDRGLDPDRIIGATDSSGELMFLIKWKDCDEADIVPARVANVRCPQVVIRFYEERLTWDTCGGRDDESSEKAAKA; encoded by the coding sequence ATGGAACAAACCGGCAAGAGGTCCGACAAGAAGCGAACGCACAAGGACGGCACGCCGGCCGAACCGGAGGAATTCATCGTCGAGAAGATACTGGACCGGCGCGTGCGGCAAGGCAAAGTCGAGTACCTGCTCAAGTGGAAGGGCTACGGTGACAGCGAAAACACTTGGGAGCCCGAGGAGAACCTCGACTGCCCAGGCCTGATCGCGCAGTTCGAAGAGAAGCGGAAGCAGAAGGCCGAGTCACTGCAGCCGTCGGCGGCCAAGATGAAGGACGACGCCGACGCGCCGAGCCGCAAGAAGAAAAAACAGGACGGCGGTGACGCAAAGCCACGTGGTTTTGACCGCGGCCTCGACCCGGACCGCATCATCGGCGCCACGGATTCATCCGGCGAACTGATGTTCCTCATCAAGTGGAAGGACTGCGACGAGGCGGACATCGTGCCTGCACGGGTGGCCAACGTGCGCTGCCCGCAGGTGGTGATTCGGTTCTACGAGGAGCGTCTCACTTGGGACACTTGCGGCGGGCGCGACGACGAGTCGTCCGAGAAAGCGGCCAAGGCTTAG